AAATATTTGAATATGTAGCTCCCATAAACGGTATTCTACAAGGTAATTACGAACCTATAATTCAATTAATGGCGCCTATAAAATCTCAGGTAGCTACTTTCTTCGGGAAATACAATCCCTCAGAAAAAACAGCTGTAGCTTTTGAATTGGCTGTTAGCAACAGCGATCAAAATTTATTTTCATCTATAGACGATAGTAACAATAAAGGCGTATCAGGTCAAATCAATGCAAAACAACGACTATATTCCAAAAAATGGAACATAGATGCATTTGCTAATTTTCAAGCCGTTCAAACCAATTTTAAACCTGTAGAAAGAATTAACAGTATTGAGTTTTACCGCGATTGGAATGTCAACGCTACAACAACTACTGGAAATCAAAGCTTGTTAGGAACTGGTCTTAATTTTAATTTAATACCCAAAAAAGATTCTACAACTGTAGCCAACATTACGTATGCTTTCGAAAAACTAGCACTTTCCAATACGTATTCGGGAATAAAAAACAACCTCCACGCTAATTTTGAATTCACAGATTGGAGCATCAAAAACGATGGAAGCTATTTAAAAAGCGATGATATAGAAAACAATTCAACATTTTTGAGAAACCTTTCTCAGATACGTTATCATCACAAAAAAAATTGGATTGGGAGTACCATTCACTTTGAGAATAATCAGGAAAAAAATAAAATAACTCAACAATTCTCATTACTCAGCCAACGCTTTTCGGAATACGGAATATACGCAGGTCATGGTGACAGCACCAAAGTATATGTTCAGTTGGGGTATGCCAGAAGGATAAATGACAGTGTACAAAACGGATTGTTGCAAAGAGTAAACACATCAAATACTTATAATTTTCAATCTAAATTATTACAAACAGAAACTAGAGATATATCTTTATTTGTAAACTATAGAGAATTAGACTATACCGATCCAGCACTAAAAAACACACCTTCGCTTAACTCAAGAATCGTGTATAATGATCAATATTTTAATAAACTCATTCAAAGCAATACACGATACGAAACCAATTCCGGAACCATGCCCTTTCAGGATTATACGTATGTAGAAGTTCCAGCTGGTCAGGGAAAATACACTTGGAATGATTACAATGGCGATGGAATAAAGGATTTAGAAGAATTTGAAATTGCTCCTTTTTCTGATTTGGCAACCTATACCCGAATATTTTTGCCGAATCAAATTTATATCAAAACCAATCAAAACAGATTCTCACAATCGTTTATCGTCAATCCAATTATTTGGCAAAACGACAAATCATTCAAGAAAATACTATCTTATTTTTATATGCAGACATCGTTTATCATGGATCGAAAAGTCAAAAATGATGGAGAACATTTAGTCCTCAATCCATTTCAATCTTCAGATGAAGATATGTTGGGACTCATTAAAACATTTACCAATAGTCTGTCCTATAATCGAGGAAAAAGAGACCATTCGGTAACTTATACTTTTACAAAGAATGAAACTCAAAATTTGCTATCTATTGGTACCATCAAAAACTACAACAACTTTCATCAATTGGAATATCAACATTTATTACAAAAAAGTTGGCTATTTGACATCATTGGAAAAACCATTCATAACGCAACAGAGTCTGCAACATTTGCCGAAAAAAATTATACTATAGAAGGTTATTTATGGTTTCCAAAAATTAGCTATCTGTTCTCAAAGAATGTAAGTCTGGATGTTTTTTATGAGTACATCAACAAAGAAAATCAAATTGGAAGCTTAGATACTTTAACACAAAACCGATTTGGTACCGCCTTTAGTTACACAGGAACTTCCAAATTCAATATCAATAGTGAAATCTCTTTATATAAAAATGACTTTATAGGTAACGAATATTCTTCGGCGGGATATCAAATGTTGGAAGGATTGCAAAAAGGGCAAAATATTACCTGGAGGACTTTATTTCAAGTAAATCTGACTAAGTTTTTAGATTTGAATTTAATTTACCAAGGTCGAAAAAGCGAAACAAGCGATGCTATCCATACAGGAAGCGTTGAATTAAGAGCTTATTTTTAAACAATTTAGCATACACTTTAAAAAAAAATAGTAAATTTAAGTCTAATTTAAACCTAACACGCTATGAAAAAATTATTGTTATTAAGTTTCTTCTTCATTGTTTCAAATACTTTTTACGCGCAAACAACCAAAACTAAAGAGCAGACAACTGTAGAAAAAGCAACAAAAAGCACAAAAAAAACAGCAGCCAAAACAACTAAAGATTCTAAATCTACTGTTGACAAAACTGTAAAAGACACTAAAAAAACTGCTGATAAAACAACTAAAGATTCCAAATCTACTGTTGATAAAACTGTAAAAGACACTAAAAAAACTGCTGATAAAGTAACTAAAGATTCTAAATCTACTGCTGACAAAACTGTAAAAGATACTAAAAAAACTGCTGATAAAGTAACTAAAGATTCTAAATCTACTGTTGATAAAACTGTAAAAGACACTAAAAAAACTGCCGATAAAGTAACTAAAGATTCTAAATCTACTGTTGATAAAAAAACAAAAGAAGTTGCTAAATCTTCAGACAAATCAAAAACCGCTGTAAAAACTGCTGATAAAGCGACTGGAAAATACAATGGTAAAACGGTGTACACTGGCCCACAAGGAGGTACTTATTACATCAATTCAAACGGAAATAAAACCTATATCAAACAATAAATTTATTCTTAGAATAATTATTAAGGCTTCCCATTATTGGTAAGCCTTTTTTGTTTACTTAAGTTTTTTTAATTAAAAATCCTATCTGGTACATATTTCAAGTCTATTTCTGGGAACTCAAATCTTCATCATGATTTCTATTTTCTAAAATCTTGCAGAAACCCATCCGAAGGAGACAACAACTTCTCCGAAGACAGTAATTGGGAGTCCGAAGCTAGTTTGATGCGTTCCGAAGACCGTTTAAAGGAGTCCGAAGCATACAACAGGAAGTCCGAAGCTCGTATCAGGCTGTCCGAAGTATGCAACAGGGAGTCCGAAGCTCGTATCAGACCCACGGAAGATCGTTTGAAGGCGACGGAAGATCATATCAGACCGACGGAAGCTTACATCAGGGCATTATTTTTTCTTCGGATGCCCTATTTTACTGGATGGAATACACAAATCGTTACCAAGAACAAAACTCTCGCTTTATAAGTCTGCAACCATTGTTTTCTATATTTGAAAAAAGAATAAAACGAGACAAAACTTTCGCATAGAATTCGTAAGTATCTAACTCTTGCAATTAAATAAAATTTATCACTATACTGATTTTATTAAATAATCATTTAGTAATACCTTGCAAACATTAAAAGACAACCCTTCAAGTATCTTTAGACTTACAACTAAACCGTAAGACTTACACATGAATTTGAACTCTGAAAATAAGACCATTTTGATAGCTCCCTTAAATTGGGGCCTGGGTCATGCTACACGTTGCATTCCTATTATTAAAGCTTTGCAAGAAAATAATTTCACTCCCATAATTGCCTCAGATGGTATAGCCCTTGAATTACTTCGCAAAGAGTTTCCCTATTTAAAAACCCTTGAATTACCTTCTTATCAAATTGAATATGCTAAAAATGGTAAAAACTTTAAATGGAAATTGATAAAAAGCTTACCCAAGATGTTGGAAGCTATTAGTGAAGAAAAAAGTATTGTAAAAAAATGGATTAAAAAATATGAAATAGACGGAATCATATCTGATAATCGTCTGGGTGTTTTTTCGAAGAAAATACCTTCTGTTTTTATAACCCATCAATTGAATGTAATGACTGGAAATACAACTTGGATTACCAGCAAATTACACCAACAAATTATAAAAAAATATACTTCTTGCTGGGTTCCCGATGTAAATTCAAAATTAAATCTCACTGGAAAATTGGGACATTTAGAAAACAATTCTTTAAAGGTAAAATATCTGGGACCATTAAGTCGCATGCACAAAATGGCATTACCTATGCAGTACAACTTGATGATTATTTTATCGGGACCTGAACCACAACGCGGGATGCTGGAAGCGCATCTTACCGAAGAGGTAAAACG
The Flavobacterium sp. 5 DNA segment above includes these coding regions:
- a CDS encoding glycosyltransferase family protein gives rise to the protein MNLNSENKTILIAPLNWGLGHATRCIPIIKALQENNFTPIIASDGIALELLRKEFPYLKTLELPSYQIEYAKNGKNFKWKLIKSLPKMLEAISEEKSIVKKWIKKYEIDGIISDNRLGVFSKKIPSVFITHQLNVMTGNTTWITSKLHQQIIKKYTSCWVPDVNSKLNLTGKLGHLENNSLKVKYLGPLSRMHKMALPMQYNLMIILSGPEPQRGMLEAHLTEEVKRFDGKVVFIKGIIEAEQKKEQIGNVTYYNFMKTRQLEHTFNESEKVLCRSGYTTIMDLVKLNKKAFFIPTPGQYEQVYLAKKLQEEGLVPFTCQESFKIEDIAKIEEYQGLPQLDTTVNWEELFKVF